Proteins found in one Gemmatimonadota bacterium genomic segment:
- the mazG gene encoding nucleoside triphosphate pyrophosphohydrolase: MTPFEKLVEIMAKLRSEGGCPWDREQTHQTLRPYLIEEAYEVLDALDNGGDGDFRDELGDLLLQVVFHAQIATEEQRFDIHDVARAINEKLVRRHPHVFGDTRADTADEVLTNWEKIKREEKGEEGPGSVLDGLPAGMPALLRAYRIQEKVARVNFDWDDVSAVIEKVGEEIVEVRRALENGDRAKIEEEMGDLLFSLVNLSRHLNVPPEDALRRSNDKFIRRFRYIEAALELRGESLERATFEELDALWDEAKGRESDADAG, encoded by the coding sequence GGAACAGACGCACCAGACCCTTCGGCCGTACCTGATCGAGGAGGCCTACGAGGTGCTGGACGCGCTGGACAACGGCGGGGACGGCGACTTCCGGGATGAACTGGGCGATCTGCTCCTACAGGTCGTCTTCCACGCGCAGATCGCCACCGAGGAGCAGCGGTTCGACATCCATGACGTGGCCCGCGCCATAAACGAAAAGCTCGTGCGGCGCCATCCCCACGTATTCGGGGACACCCGGGCGGACACGGCCGACGAGGTGCTGACCAACTGGGAGAAGATCAAGCGGGAGGAGAAGGGGGAGGAAGGCCCCGGGTCGGTGCTGGACGGCCTTCCGGCGGGCATGCCGGCGCTGCTCCGCGCCTACCGCATCCAGGAGAAGGTCGCCCGGGTCAACTTCGACTGGGACGACGTTTCAGCGGTGATCGAGAAGGTCGGCGAGGAAATCGTCGAGGTGCGCAGGGCCCTGGAGAACGGGGACAGGGCGAAGATCGAGGAGGAGATGGGCGACCTGCTGTTCTCCCTCGTGAACCTGTCCCGCCACCTTAACGTGCCGCCGGAAGACGCCCTGAGAAGGAGCAACGACAAGTTCATCCGGCGTTTCCGGTACATCGAGGCCGCCCTCGAACTCAGGGGAGAAAGCCTGGAACGGGCCACCTTCGAGGAACTGGACGCCCTGTGGGACGAGGCCAAGGGAAGGGAGTCGGATGCCGACGCCGGCTGA